One window from the genome of Salvia splendens isolate huo1 chromosome 9, SspV2, whole genome shotgun sequence encodes:
- the LOC121749678 gene encoding myb-related protein Hv33-like gives MGRQCSSSVKQQKLRKGLWSPEEDEKLFDHISKSGVGCWSSVPKLAGLQRCGKSCRLRWINYLRPDLKRGMFSQEEEGLILNLHEALGNRWAQIASQLPGRTDNEIKNFWNSSLKKKLQKQGIDPNTHKPVEIQVKMEQDYSELQNSSKQAAYDPIFMSEFQESIDFNTPSSYRPYDPGCGFNSIPNLTNFDHHTDYSDSSGAYLMKESSSNSSNPRMEAKTDMINAFSLESIFEFQFDGADERSYALASLSQELSEAFQ, from the exons ATGGGGCGACAGTGTAGCAGCAGTGTGAAGCAGCAGAAGCTCAGGAAAGGGCTGTGGTCTCCTGAAGAAGATGAGAAACTGTTTGATCATATCTCCAAATCTGGTGTCGGCTGTTGGAGCTCTGTTCCTAAATTAGCag GTTTGCAAAGATGTGGGAAGAGTTGCAGGCTGAGATGGATTAATTATTTGAGGCCTGATCTCAAGAGAGGAATGTTTTCTCAAGAAGAAGAGGGTTTAATCCTTAATCTCCATGAAGCACTAGGAAACAG gtGGGCTCAAATTGCATCACAGCTGCCAGGAAGAACAGACAACGAGATCAAGAACTTCTGGAACTCGTCTCTGAAGAAGAAGCTTCAAAAACAGGGGATTGATCCGAACACACACAAACCAGTAGAAATCCAGGTGAAAATGGAGCAAGACTATTCAGAGCTGCAAAACTCCTCAAAACAAGCCGCCTACGATCCCATATTCATGTCTGAATTTCAAGAAAGCATCGATTTCAACACTCCATCTTCCTACAGGCCTTACGACCCCGGCTGCGGATTCAACTCGATCCCGAATTTGACGAATTTCGATCACCACACAGACTATTCGGATAGCTCGGGGGCGTATTTAATGAAGGAGAGCTCCAGCAACAGCAGCAATCCTAGGATGGAGGCGAAAACCGACATGATCAATGCATTCTCATTGGAATCCATATTTGAGTTTCAGTTTGATGGAGCTGATGAGAGGAGCTATGCATTGGCGTCGCTGTCGCAAGAGCTTAGTGAAGCTTTTCAGTAA
- the LOC121747114 gene encoding uncharacterized protein LOC121747114, whose translation MAMATATEEEKPIQEVLSLPILLADRVIKSTQEAESFKPENSDLSRHVTQLSQLLRSAARLTAATPTALYDRPIRRVSADVTKSLDRALALSRKCRHRKTNVLHHVLSITTAADFKKLAALLDSSLADIKWVVSIINRNSADYETASLSLPPIATTDPILAWVWPAIAAVHTGRADAALELAALANDNDRTKKIIVEENGIPPLLKMLKESTNVDAQTAAAAALCNLADDLTRVKIIADKLGVQLIAKALSQSPAKVQVILVNLVSKMSELYPTVQEEFGRENVTRPLVTLLSMDVNMDEFVESNTHKNANNLHSIVGIAREKKIHGGGSLEGGNSGKHSKREKEGEAEAPELKSQLKISCANALRILARGNLFNSGKITDTKALLVLAKIIERESGELKICCLRVVMELAVVAESNDELKRAAFKPTSPAAKVVFDQLLRVINQEITPGMVIPAVKAIGCLASMFPAKEKRIVQSLVAQLGHRDRRVADEAAGALKKFVCDGNYNRREHSEAIIEFNGVAMLVNLVRSSHERLDELVLLCYLAVNAGNSKALEQAQVLRVLEGAARHAVAQNPDLRDLFAKAIHHLTIYQAGTHHAYRHH comes from the exons ATGGCGATGGCGACGGCGACGGAAGAAGAAAAACCAATCCAAGAAGTCCTGTCCCTCCCAATTCTACTCGCCGACCGAGTCATCAAATCAACCCAAGAAGCCGAGTCATTCAAGCCAGAAAACTCAGACCTCTCCCGCCACGTCACCCAGCTCTCCCAGCTCCTCCGCTCCGCCGCCCGCCTCACCGCCGCCACCCCAACCGCTCTCTACGACCGCCCCATCCGCCGCGTGTCCGCCGACGTCACCAAGTCCCTGGACCGCGCCCTGGCTCTGTCCCGCAAGTGCCGGCACCGCAAGACGAACGTGCTCCACCACGTGCTCTCCATCACCACCGCCGCCGACTTCAAGAAGCTCGCCGCCCTCCTCGACTCCTCCCTCGCCGACATCAAGTGGGTCGTCTCCATCATCAACCGCAACTCCGCCGACTACGAGACCGCCAGCCTCTCCCTGCCGCCCATCGCCACCACTGACCCCATCCTCGCCTGGGTCTGGCCAGCCATCGCCGCCGTCCACACGGGCCGCGCCGACGCCGCGCTCGAGCTCGCCGCCTTGGCCAATGACAACGACCGCACCAAGAAGATCATTGTGGAGGAAAATGGGATCCCCCCGCTTCTCAAGATGCTCAAGGAGAGCACCAACGTCGACGCCCagaccgccgccgccgccgctcttTGCAATTTGGCCGATGATCTGACACGTGTCAAGATAATAGCCGATAAATTAGGAGTTCAACTTATTGCCAAGGCATTGTCTCAATCGCCTGCTAAAGTACAG GTAATCTTAGTAAACCTAGTATCAAAAATGTCGGAACTATACCCAACCGTGCAAGAAgaatttgggagagagaatgTGACTAGGCCATTGGTCACACTTCTATCCATGGATGTGAACATGGACGAGTTTGTTGAATCGAACACACACAAAAACGCAAACAACTTGCACTCTATTGTAGGCATAGCAAGAGAGAAAAAAATCCACGGCGGCGGAAGTTTAGAGGGAGGAAATAGTGGTAAACATagcaagagagagaaagagggcgAAGCAGAGGCGCCTGAGCTCAAATCGCAGCTCAAAATAAGCTGCGCCAACGCACTACGCATTCTCGCTAGAGGAAACTTGTTCAACAGTGGGAAGATCACAGACACCAAGGCATTGCTAGTTCTCGCAAAAATCATCGAGAGAGAGAGCGGAGAGCTGAAGATTTGCTGCTTGAGAGTGGTGATGGAGCTCGCCGTCGTAGCAGAGTCCAACGACGAGCTCAAACGCGCCGCCTTCAAGCCCACCTCCCCCGCGGCAAAAGTGGTTTTCGATCAGCTCTTGAGAGTGATCAACCAGGAGATTACCCCGGGAATGGTGATTCCGGCGGTCAAGGCGATCGGGTGCTTGGCCTCGATGTTCCCAGCCAAGGAGAAGCGGATCGTGCAGTCTCTGGTGGCGCAGCTCGGCCACAGGGACCGCAGGGTGGCGGATGAAGCGGCCGGGGCTCTGAAGAAGTTCGTGTGCGATGGGAATTACAACCGGAGGGAGCATTCGGAGGCGATCATCGAGTTCAATGGGGTGGCGATGCTAGTGAATTTGGTGCGGAGCAGCCATGAGCGTCTGGATGAGCTCGTGCTGCTCTGCTATCTTGCGGTCAATGCGGGGAATAGCAAGGCGCTGGAGCAGGCTCAGGTGCTGAGAGTTCTTGAGGGTGCTGCGCGACATGCTGTCGCGCAGAACCCTGATCTTAGGGACTTGTTTGCCAAGGCCATACATCATCTCACAATCTATCAGGCTGGGACACATCATGCATATAGGCATCATTAA
- the LOC121748467 gene encoding copper methylamine oxidase-like, with product MATTQKEATRPGQFAQVAAVRRENVSASAAADWGVSPAAEDLQRKNLTSLIRPDPASKATAKGIQIMLRAETKHPLEPLSAAEISIAVATVRAAGATPELRDSMRFIEVVLLEPDKYVVALADAYFFPPFQPSLLPRTRGAPAVPTKLPPRRARLVVYNKRSNETSVWIVELTEVHATTRGGHHRGKVISSTVIPDVQPPMDAAEYAECEAIVKDYPPFIEAMKKRGIDDMELVMVDPWCVGYHGEADAPSRRLAKPLIFCRIESDCPLENGYARPVEGIHVLVDMQNMVVVEFEDRKLVPLPPADPLRNYTPGETRGGVDRSDVKPLQIVQPEGPSFRISGNYVEWQKWNFRIGFTPREGLVIHSVAYVDGSRGRRPIAHRLSFVEMVVPYGDPNEPHYRKNAFDAGEDGLGKNAHSLKKGCDCLGYVKYFDAHFTNFTGGVETTENCVCLHEEDNGILWKHQDWRTGLTEVRRSRRLTVSFICTVANYEYGFYWHFYQDGKIEAEVKLTGILSLGALQPGEVRKYGTTIAPGLYAPVHQHFFVARMDMAVDSKPGEMHNQVVEVNVRVEEPGNDNVHNNAFYAEETLLKSELEAMRDCDPSSARHWIIKNTRTVNRSGQLTGYKLVPGSNCLPLAGPEAKFLRRAAFLKHNLWVTPYARDEDFPGGEFPNQNPRAGEGLASWVKQNRSLEETNIVLWYVFGITHVPRLEDWPVMPVEHIGFVLQPHGFFNCSPAVDVPPNACEEDGKENDVKDKPASSGLIAKL from the exons ATGGCCACAACTCAGAAAGAAGCGACGCGTCCCGGTCAATTTGCTCAGGTAGCAGCTGTCCGCCGTGAGAATGTTTCCGCCTCCGCCGCTGCTGATTGGGGCGTATCGCCTGCCGCTGAAGATCTCCAGAGAAAGAACCTCACCTCCTTAATCAGACCCGATCCTGCTTCCAAAGCTACCGCGAAAG GGATCCAGATCATGCTAAGAGCTGAAACGAAACATCCTTTGGAACCTTTATCTGCTGCTGAAATCTCTATAGCTGTGGCAACTGTCAGAGCAGCTGGAGCCACCCCTGAG TTGAGAGATAGCATGCGGTTTATTGAAGTGGTTTTGTTAGAGCCGGATAAATATGTAGTGGCATTGGCAGATGCTTATTTCTTTCCCCCTTTCCAACCCTCATTGTTACCTAGAACAAGAGGAGCACCTGCAGTTCCTACCAAGCTTCCACCAAGGCGAGCCCGACTAGTTGTCTACAATAAAAGATCCAATGAGACTAGTGTGTGGATAGTTGAGCTGACAGAAGTACATGCTACCACTCGAGGTGGACATCATAGGGGAAAAGTCATTTCTTCTACAGTTATCCCTGATGTTCAGCCACCAATG GACGCTGCAGAGTATGCTGAATGTGAAGCTATTGTCAAAGATTACCCTCCATTCATAGAAGCAATGAAGAAGAGGGGCATTGATGATATGGAACTAGTCATGGTTGATCCTTG GTGTGTTGGTTACCACGGTGAAGCTGATGCTCCTAGTCGTAGACTTGCAAAGCCACTCATTTTTTGCCGAATAGAAAGTGACTGCCCACTAGAAAATGGCTATGCCCGACCTGTAGAAGGAATTCACGTTCTTGTTGATATGCAAAATATGGTGGTAGTTGAGTTTGAAGATCGTAAGCTGGTACCATTACCTCCAGCTGATCCACTGAGAAACTATACTCCTGGTGAAACAAGAGGAGGGGTGGATAGAAGTGATGTCAAACCCCTTCAAATCGTACAACCTGAAGGTCCTAGCTTTCGAATTAGTGGAAATTATGTTGAGTGGCAGAAG TGGAACTTTCGTATTGGGTTCACTCCAAGGGAGGGTTTGGTCATTCATTCTGTTGCCTATGTTGATGGTAGTCGAGGTCGGAGACCTATTGCCCATAGGTTAAGTTTTGTTGAGATGGTCGTGCCCTATGGAGATCCCAATGAACCACATTACAGGAAGAATGCATTTGATGCTGGGGAAGATGGTCTTGGAAAGAATGCCCATTCTCTTAAGAAG GGATGTGATTGTTTGGGGTATGTAAAATATTTCGATGCCCATTTCACAAACTTTACTGGAGGAGTTGAAACAACTGAAAACTGTGTATGCTTGCACGAAGAAGACAATGGAATTCTCTGGAAGCATCAAGACTGGAGAACTGGCCTTACAGAAGTTCGTCGCTCAAGGCGCCTCACTGTTTCTTTCATTTGCACTGTAGCTAATTATGAATATGGATTTTACTGGCACTTTTATCAG GATGGAAAAATTGAGGCTGAAGTAAAACTTACTGGAATTCTTAGTTTAGGAGCTTTGCAACCTGGGGAAGTTAGAAAATACGGCACAACAATCGCACCAGGACTGTATGCTCCAGTTCATCAGCATTTTTTTGTTGCCCGTATGGACATGGCCGTTGACTCTAAGCCTGGTGAAATGCACAATCAG GTTGTTGAAGTGAACGTGAGAGTTGAAGAACCTGGAAATGATAATGTTCATAACAATGCATTCTATGCTGAGGAAACTTTACTTAAATCTGAATTAGAAGCCATGCGCGATTGCGATCCATCATCAGCCCGTCACTGGATT ATAAAGAACACGAGAACTGTCAACAGGAGTGGACAACTGACTGGCTACAAGCTGGTGCCTGGTTCAAATTGTCTGCCGTTGGCTGGTCCTGAGGCTAAGTTTCTGAGAAGAGCTGCCTTTCTGAAGCATAACTTGTGGGTTACCCCATATGCACGCGACGAAGATTTCCCTGGAGGAGAATTTCCTAACCAGAATCCACGTGCTGGTGAAGGCCTTGCTTCTTGGGTAAAGCAAAATCGATCTCTGGAAGAAACCAACATTGTACTCTG GTATGTTTTTGGAATTACACATGTTCCTCGTTTGGAAGACTGGCCTGTCATGCCAGTAGAACACATTGGTTTCGTGCTTCAG CCACATGGATTCTTCAACTGCTCGCCTGCAGTGGACGTGCCACCAAATGCTTGCGAGGAAGATGGAAAGGAGAATGACGTGAAAGACAAGCCTGCTTCATCTGGTCTGATTGCAAAACTCTGA